Genomic DNA from Lactuca sativa cultivar Salinas chromosome 8, Lsat_Salinas_v11, whole genome shotgun sequence:
AATAATTAGGTTAAATATATATCCATTTATGCTTTTGActttttaataatcatatttgATCTTATGTTTACAAAAGAAAGAACTAAATTTTGTAAGATTAAGCTATTTTCAGGGGTAAGACCAAATTTGACAAATGAAATTCATATTTTGCTATTTACCGAAAGTTATGTTAGTTAGTGCTTGCAAATACTATGAAATGATCTCTAACTTATATTCTTTACATCACTATATACAAATAGAAATTGTTCAGGATCATATTACATAACCATTAATTCTTAAGTGTATCTTAATTGTTATTTCGTGAAACAATTGTGCAGGAATGGAGTCATTTGAGAGGTTGGCAACAATCGGGTTATTAGCAAACTTTACAGTGTTTTTAATGACTGTTTTTCACATGACTCAAGTATCATCATCATATTTGATATATATTTGGTCTGGAATTGGCAATTTTGCCCCTCTCATCGGCGCCTATATCTCTGATGCACACATCGGAAAGTTTTGGGTCATCGCTTTCGCTTCCTTTGCTTCTCTTATCGTACGTTTTGATCCTTCCTGTTCACAATTTTACATACATGCATGGCAGTTTTGTCTTTTCACAAACGTTGTGTGATTGTGTCCATCGAAAatattttacttttattattttcgTTCAACTAACGTTGTCAtatcattaaattaaacaataaaTCCCTGAGATCATGCAATATTTACTGTCTATTTATTTTAGCCCGACACGCATATCAATAGCTACCGATCAAAAGATAGAGACGGGCCAGTATACATTTATATCAAGGCCCCACCCCACCCTCaacaataaatataaatatcaaaaatacaattactaagttattttcttatattttacttttatgttttaatataaaatcaaaacacCTTTACTCTATCGTGCCTTAAAAATAGACGTTTCATTATCACATTTTATATTTCTtcaataacttattttttttgtcTACGGATTCCACTTAAATCTACGCCTAGTTTACCAATTCTAAGTTTATCTCAAACAATTTGGTCTaaatataaaatgaaattttaggtTTCATGCTTTTTACTTGCATATTATATTCCAAATCAAAGCGTGGGATTAGTGTTTTTGTAACGATATTTAACATGCAATAAAAAAATCATATACGTGCaaattttgataatttttattgCGATGGTCAACAGGGAATGGTGATGTTGACCCTAATAGTGGCTATACCAAGCTTACACCCACCTCCATGCACCCATCAACAAGCCCAACTCAACCAGTGCCAAGGTCCAACCACGGTCCACATGGGTGTCCTGGTCCTAGCCTTGGGGTTCCTAACCATAGGGTCAGGTGGGATAAGACCATGCAGCCTACCCTTTGGTGTGGACCAATTTGACCCAACCACTGATGAAGGTAAAAAGGGGATCAATAGCTTCTTCAATTGGTACTACACCACTTTCACTATCATTTTGCTCATTGCTTTGACCCTTGTGGTCTACATCCAAGATCAAGTGAGTTGGTTTTGGGGGTTCACCATCCCAACCTTCCTCATGGTGTGCTCCATTGTGCTATATTTTGTGGGTACTAAGATGTATGTTTATGTCAAACCCGAGGGAAGTATTATGTCTGGGATCCTTCAAGCTTTTGTCGCTGCTTTCAAGAAACGCAAGCTCAAGCTTCCTAAAGCCAATGAGAATGTGACCGAGGTCAAATTTTATAACCCTCGGTCAAAGGGAGCGTATGATGTACCAAATCTACCTTTTACCAACCAATTCAGGTGATTTATTGTTATTATAGCTGCCTATGCATGTCAAACGATTTACTACAGTTTTCATATGTCTAATTGTCTATAGGTTTTTGAACAAAGCTGCTATCATATTGGATGGTGAAATTACATCAGATGGTTCTCGAATTAGCCCGTGGAGATTAGCAAGCGTTCAACAAATCGAAGAAGTGAAATGCTTGCTCAAAGTAATCCCGATTTTAGTTTCGGGTATCATTTGTTTCATCTCGATAGGTCAACAAGGGACATTCACAATATCACAAGCACTAAAAATGGACCGACACCTCGGTCCACATTTTCAAATCCCACCGGGCTCGCTTGCAGTCATTTCCATGATAACAATCGGTATCTGGCTCCCATTCTACGATCGTATCCTTGTACCATCACTTAGAAAAATCACGAAAATCGAGACTGGAATCACACTCCTCCAAAGAATCGGAATCGGCATTGTATTCTCAATTTCATCAATGGTGGTTGCGGCAATGGTTGAGAAAATGAGAAGGGACTCAGCCACTAGCCACAACAAACCTGATGGGGTTGCGCCCTTATCTGTCTTGTGGCTTACCCCACAACTCGTTTTAATGGGGTTTGCAGAAGCATTCGGTATTCTTGGTCAAATCGAGTTTTTCTACAAGGAAttccctgaaaacatgaaaagttTTGCGAATTCAATGTTTTTTGTGGTGATTGGTATGTCGAGTTATGCCAGTGGTGCGTTGGTGATGATCATTCATAAGGTCACCGGGAAAAATGGTCGACCGGATTGGTTAACAAAGAATATCAATGAAGGAAGGGTCGATTatttttattatgtgatagttggacTTGGAGTTGTAAACATGGTTTACTTTTTAGTAGTGGCTAATCGATACCAGTACAAGAGCAAGATGGAAGCCATTGATTGTGAATCACAAATTGATGTAGAGTTAAATTGTATCAAGACTTGATATATGATCAGTTTCTATTAGTTGAATGATCAAATCTAATGATGTCGGTACATAATTAATTTGTAAATTATTCACGAATAGTTGTATTTTATAGTTTAGTTGATCATTTCGAGGAAAAAAGACTTAAAAGCCCAACCAAGTTTTCAAAAActcaatcatgttttgtttgtttaaaaaaacccaacgaacttaacattttgtcaaaaaagtccaacaaagttccaaaccgttcaaaaaatcctaattttgttttgtttaagttcATTAGGTTTTTTTTAACAGTCAAAACATGATTGAAGTTTTTTAAACGTTTTGAAAACTTCGTTGGTCTAACAAGTCATTTTTCCGATACGGCAATAAGTCACGTCATCtatttcttttatttaattttcaGGAAAATATAACTTAGTTgggctttttagacaaaatgttaagtttgttgggtttttttgaacaTACAAAACATAATTGGAATTTTTTTAATGGTTTGAAAACTTCGTTGGGctcataagtcattttcccatcaTTTCGATATTGGAAAATACTTAAAGGTTGTATACAATACAGCCTCATACGGTATTAACGTACCCCAACAAATTGCTTTTCAGATGGAGCCACGTTACGTTTATTATTGGGTAAGTTCTCAAACCATGAAAATTGTTTCTAACATGTTACTAGACATATTTAACCGAAGAAGATCAAAGATGGGAGTGATATGATCCAAGCCTAGTGACAGGGTAGGTCTTCTGCAACTAATTCCATGTGGATGTAATTAAAGGATTATTTGTAGATTTTTTTGTAAAAGTAGATTCAAAAAGTATCGTAGAAATACCTTAGTTTTGTTAGGAATATATAACCCAAAAAAATGTACAAACgaacaaaaccctaaaactgtTGACTTGTGTTTAACACAATTTTCTTAAAACAAGTTCACCCTATATGAGTGTTTGTTTCTCAGGATACAACCGCAGAAGGCAATTCTTCAAAATTGTCCGAACCCTCATTTGACCCGGATTATACATTGGTTGCAGCAAGAGAAAAAAGATGAAGCAGAAGCATAAGAGAGGAAGAGTATTTCGTTTCATTCGGTGTATCGAATCAGTCATATAGGTGTTGTATTTATACTACCCAATGTAACTGATGTAATTAAAACGAAATTGTAACTATCACAATTAAATAAGACAATTAATCAagaaatcaaaactgaaatctATGATTAATAATTGCAAAAAATTCCTTGAACATTTTTGGTCGAACGGTGGtgcacaccccccccccccttctcccGTGTGCGCACGCAAGAGATAATATTGGTTCTAATAAGTCTTATAAAGATAGCTAGTCTTTGTAGTTATAAACCAATTTCCTTTCATTCTCCCACCAATGTGGGATGAGTTTAAAACTCACCTAACTCCTTTATTTTCTCTTCCAATTACCCTACTTTGACAAGTAATTTCTCATTCATATGTTGGAGAAAAACAAGTCACCGGAGGGGGAAAGAGAAAGTCAAAGCGGGGTGTTTACTCAAGGACATGGAGTCTAGACCTTCAGTTTTAGATATAATGTTCTCATGGAGTTCGATTCTAGACTTCTGATTTCTATACATCCTTCCCAGCCATTTCATCAACAACAACTATTATGACCCTGGTCACCAATAAATACCTATACTTTTATAGGTATAGTTAAAAGTCATTCAATACACAATATCTCCTAAAACAACTGCATGAAACTGAACATCTTATTGATTCTCCAAATTCTGACCACACCATGTAACACCTATAAAATTCGagcaaaatttaaaactttttaaatcatttgagaccattcgattattacaatttgtttttaaaatagtttaaacatcagagtttccaaaatcataatcatcaatcgaggaa
This window encodes:
- the LOC111896152 gene encoding protein NRT1/ PTR FAMILY 2.13, which codes for MPSPSSSSPLPENDVRKALDHHSPPSSLQSKSGERKPGGWKSMPYVLGMESFERLATIGLLANFTVFLMTVFHMTQVSSSYLIYIWSGIGNFAPLIGAYISDAHIGKFWVIAFASFASLIGMVMLTLIVAIPSLHPPPCTHQQAQLNQCQGPTTVHMGVLVLALGFLTIGSGGIRPCSLPFGVDQFDPTTDEGKKGINSFFNWYYTTFTIILLIALTLVVYIQDQVSWFWGFTIPTFLMVCSIVLYFVGTKMYVYVKPEGSIMSGILQAFVAAFKKRKLKLPKANENVTEVKFYNPRSKGAYDVPNLPFTNQFRFLNKAAIILDGEITSDGSRISPWRLASVQQIEEVKCLLKVIPILVSGIICFISIGQQGTFTISQALKMDRHLGPHFQIPPGSLAVISMITIGIWLPFYDRILVPSLRKITKIETGITLLQRIGIGIVFSISSMVVAAMVEKMRRDSATSHNKPDGVAPLSVLWLTPQLVLMGFAEAFGILGQIEFFYKEFPENMKSFANSMFFVVIGMSSYASGALVMIIHKVTGKNGRPDWLTKNINEGRVDYFYYVIVGLGVVNMVYFLVVANRYQYKSKMEAIDCESQIDVELNCIKT